In Dermatophilus congolensis, a genomic segment contains:
- the hisC gene encoding histidinol-phosphate transaminase, producing the protein MTDATNHRLRTRPALEGVVSYKPGRPPQQADGVDAFKMSSNENPYPPLPSVINVINHAVAHLNRYPGMDMHDLRTALATRWDVSPDHIIPGAGSSGVLQQLVTATVETGKEVIYAWRSFEMYPILIALAGGRSVQIPLLADGRHDLEAMAAAITPETSLILLCTPNNPTGPIITHREAIDFLERVPSDVLVAIDEAYIEFNRDPAAIDSSALLRKYPNVIILRTFSKAYGLAGLRIGYAVVSPASADTLTKTRLPFVVTDIAHDAAVASLAADEELTERVDTIVAERERVEAALIDMGWKFPHSEANFVWLPLGNATEAFVAACEAAHLTVRPFAGEGVRVSIDIPQANDTFLTVARQFADQGLLPTDASTPITRTN; encoded by the coding sequence ATGACCGACGCCACCAACCACCGCCTGCGCACCCGACCCGCCCTCGAGGGAGTCGTCTCCTACAAACCCGGCCGCCCCCCTCAGCAGGCAGATGGCGTCGACGCATTCAAAATGAGCAGCAACGAAAACCCTTACCCCCCGCTGCCATCTGTCATCAACGTCATTAACCACGCCGTGGCACACCTCAACCGATACCCCGGCATGGACATGCACGACCTACGCACCGCCCTAGCCACCCGCTGGGACGTCAGCCCCGACCACATCATCCCCGGTGCCGGCAGCTCTGGAGTACTCCAACAACTCGTCACCGCCACTGTAGAAACCGGAAAAGAAGTCATCTACGCCTGGCGCTCCTTCGAGATGTACCCCATCCTCATCGCCCTCGCCGGAGGACGCTCCGTCCAAATACCCCTCCTAGCTGACGGGCGCCACGACCTAGAAGCCATGGCCGCTGCCATCACCCCCGAAACCAGCCTGATCCTGCTCTGCACCCCCAACAACCCCACCGGCCCCATCATCACCCACCGCGAAGCCATCGACTTCCTCGAACGCGTCCCCTCCGATGTGCTCGTCGCCATCGACGAGGCCTATATCGAATTCAACCGAGACCCCGCCGCCATTGACAGCAGCGCCCTCCTACGCAAATACCCCAACGTCATCATCCTGCGTACCTTCAGCAAGGCCTACGGACTTGCTGGCCTACGTATCGGCTACGCAGTCGTCTCACCCGCATCCGCAGACACTCTTACCAAAACGCGCCTGCCATTCGTCGTCACCGATATCGCCCACGACGCTGCAGTCGCCTCTCTAGCCGCCGACGAAGAACTCACCGAACGTGTCGATACCATCGTCGCCGAACGCGAACGCGTAGAAGCAGCCCTGATTGACATGGGCTGGAAATTCCCCCACTCCGAAGCCAACTTCGTCTGGCTTCCCCTCGGCAACGCCACCGAAGCATTCGTCGCCGCCTGCGAAGCAGCCCATCTCACCGTCCGACCCTTCGCCGGTGAAGGCGTGCGCGTCTCCATCGATATCCCCCAAGCCAACGACACATTCCTCACCGTCGCCCGACAATTCGCCGACCAAGGTCTGCTACCCACCGACGCAAGCACGCCCATCACCCGCACCAACTAA
- the def gene encoding peptide deformylase, translating into MNKLPDPLVEVRRGKRLRITVRGESVLHEPAADVTDFGSKELRELVNDMFATMECANGVGLAATQVGVGLRLFVYDCPDAYEVRHVGHMCNPTYTVLDEDETVTDKEGCLSVPGAFAELTRPTRVRADGFDIRGNPIHLEGVGLFARCLQHEIDHLNGILYVDHLDEDALQGALAESDEKRHETWQEWDENAEDLGKSTGPEVQSANPPATA; encoded by the coding sequence GTGAATAAGCTGCCGGATCCTCTGGTGGAGGTGCGGCGAGGTAAGCGGTTGCGGATCACGGTGCGTGGGGAGAGCGTGCTGCACGAGCCTGCTGCTGACGTCACTGATTTTGGGTCTAAGGAGTTGCGCGAACTGGTCAATGACATGTTCGCGACGATGGAGTGCGCTAACGGGGTGGGGTTGGCTGCCACGCAGGTTGGTGTGGGGTTGCGGCTGTTTGTGTATGACTGCCCGGACGCGTATGAGGTGCGGCATGTGGGTCACATGTGCAACCCGACTTACACGGTGCTGGATGAGGACGAGACGGTGACAGACAAAGAGGGTTGTTTGTCTGTTCCGGGTGCGTTTGCTGAGTTGACGCGTCCTACGCGGGTGCGTGCAGATGGTTTCGATATTCGGGGTAACCCGATTCATCTGGAGGGTGTGGGGCTGTTTGCTCGCTGCCTGCAGCATGAGATCGACCATTTGAACGGCATTTTGTATGTCGATCACTTGGATGAAGATGCGTTGCAGGGTGCTCTGGCCGAAAGTGATGAGAAACGTCACGAGACGTGGCAGGAGTGGGACGAAAATGCTGAGGATCTGGGCAAGTCGACGGGTCCTGAAGTGCAGTCCGCTAACCCGCCTGCTACTGCTTGA
- a CDS encoding glycine--tRNA ligase, with protein sequence MQDALIKLNEYWTEKGCLTWQPNNTEVGAGTMNAATVLRVLGPEPWDVAYVEPSVRPDDSRYGENPNRLQTHTQYQVILKPEPGDPQELYLGSLEAIGIDLDAHDVRFVEDNWAQPAIGAWGLGWEVWLDGMEITQFTYFQQVGGQTLDPIPVELTYGMERIIMAQQGVTDFKDIVYAIKPNGEHITYADVFLQQEYEMSRYYIDEADVEANHALYEHYVAEAQRMIDARLPVPAHQYVLKSSHAFNIQDSRGAISTTERAKAFGTMRRLMRDTAALWIERREELGLPLMRETPRSEFTREPLDTTTLPSTPQTLAVEIGVEELPPHVLPQTIDAVREALTTKLAATRLSHGDITVEGTPRRIVAIINDLAAVEPDAEQLRKGPKWSAAFDAEANPTRALQGFMRGQGVTEEQIIKASIGGNDHAAVAVKIAGRGVLEVASEIITETIESLRAEKNMRWNDPNLSFSRAIRWLVALWGSSVVPVDVSNVHSGRRTYLQRTTASTAFTGRRADGAAVGWVDIPDANALTSTICAGHIELSTQARRDAIIEQATALAAEVGGTIDFDTYAELVDEITNLVEDPHGVLGHFDERYLDLPEKVLVTVMRKHQRYLPVYGPDGTLKPHFVTIANGLCDDNVVRAGNESVIRARYEDALFFWNSDLAEDTLESFIPGLEKLTFENRLGSVGMRARRIADVATALSTRLELADTERDTLTRAGTLAKFDLASKMVVEMSSLAGFVAREYARIKGETEAVATALAEMEEPHTSADPVPATLPGSLLALGDRFDLLAAMFAVGAKPTGSSDPYGLRRAALGVVRILREAAGTPLAGITIADGLAAALERLREQGIEPVDGADQAALDFTIGRYAQLLRDEGIPAEVITAILPAANAPGRAAVLLNQITELMNSDSTSHEFADVVATMVRIVRIIPAGTNAGIDHDHLNEPAEKALANEVQSLQSAGDCPASSSLTDFVHSAGTLVTTAATFFDDILVMAQDPAVKAARLGLLASVLDLAPEGIDWKAVDIALTQRG encoded by the coding sequence ATGCAAGACGCCCTCATCAAGCTCAACGAATACTGGACCGAGAAAGGCTGCCTTACATGGCAGCCAAATAACACCGAGGTCGGTGCCGGAACCATGAATGCCGCCACCGTTCTACGTGTACTTGGCCCCGAACCCTGGGACGTCGCATACGTCGAACCGTCAGTGCGCCCCGACGACTCCCGCTACGGCGAAAACCCCAACCGTCTCCAAACCCACACCCAATATCAAGTCATCCTCAAACCCGAACCAGGCGACCCCCAAGAGCTCTACCTCGGCAGCCTCGAAGCTATCGGCATCGACCTGGACGCCCACGACGTGCGCTTCGTCGAAGACAACTGGGCCCAACCTGCCATCGGAGCCTGGGGACTTGGGTGGGAAGTCTGGCTTGACGGAATGGAAATCACACAATTCACCTACTTTCAGCAAGTAGGTGGCCAAACCCTGGACCCCATCCCTGTCGAACTCACCTACGGGATGGAACGCATCATCATGGCCCAACAAGGCGTCACCGACTTCAAAGACATCGTCTACGCCATCAAACCCAACGGCGAACACATCACCTACGCGGACGTATTCCTCCAACAGGAATACGAAATGAGCCGCTACTACATCGACGAAGCAGACGTTGAGGCTAACCACGCCCTCTATGAGCATTACGTCGCCGAAGCCCAGCGCATGATCGACGCGCGCCTTCCCGTCCCGGCACACCAGTACGTGCTCAAATCCAGCCACGCCTTCAATATCCAAGACTCTCGCGGAGCAATCTCCACCACCGAACGAGCCAAAGCCTTCGGCACCATGCGTCGTCTTATGCGCGACACCGCGGCCCTATGGATCGAACGCCGTGAAGAACTCGGCCTACCGCTCATGCGTGAAACCCCACGCAGCGAATTCACCCGCGAACCCCTCGACACCACCACCCTGCCATCCACGCCTCAAACCCTCGCTGTGGAAATAGGTGTCGAAGAACTACCCCCGCACGTTCTTCCCCAAACCATCGACGCGGTCCGTGAAGCTCTCACCACAAAACTCGCCGCCACTCGCCTGAGCCACGGCGACATCACCGTTGAAGGCACCCCCCGCCGCATCGTTGCCATCATCAACGACCTCGCCGCCGTTGAACCCGACGCCGAACAACTACGCAAAGGCCCCAAGTGGAGTGCTGCGTTCGACGCCGAGGCAAACCCCACCCGCGCACTGCAAGGCTTTATGCGCGGTCAAGGAGTCACTGAAGAACAGATCATCAAAGCCAGCATCGGCGGCAACGACCACGCCGCCGTCGCTGTGAAAATCGCTGGCCGGGGTGTACTTGAGGTCGCCAGCGAAATCATCACCGAAACCATCGAATCCCTCCGCGCTGAAAAGAACATGCGCTGGAACGACCCCAACCTGTCGTTCTCCCGCGCCATCCGCTGGCTTGTAGCGCTCTGGGGATCGAGCGTCGTACCCGTCGACGTCTCCAACGTGCACTCCGGACGGCGCACCTACCTGCAACGCACCACCGCAAGCACCGCCTTCACCGGCCGCCGCGCAGACGGAGCTGCCGTCGGATGGGTCGACATCCCCGACGCGAACGCACTTACCAGCACCATCTGCGCCGGGCACATCGAGCTATCCACCCAAGCGCGCCGCGACGCCATCATCGAACAAGCCACCGCCCTTGCCGCCGAAGTCGGCGGAACCATCGACTTCGATACCTACGCCGAACTCGTCGACGAAATCACCAACCTTGTCGAAGACCCCCACGGCGTCCTCGGGCACTTTGACGAGCGCTATCTAGACCTACCCGAGAAGGTACTCGTCACCGTCATGCGCAAACACCAGCGCTACCTGCCTGTCTACGGACCCGACGGCACCCTCAAACCCCACTTCGTCACCATCGCCAACGGTTTATGCGATGACAATGTCGTCCGCGCCGGAAACGAATCCGTCATCCGTGCCCGCTACGAGGACGCCCTATTCTTCTGGAACAGCGATCTAGCCGAAGACACTCTCGAATCATTCATCCCCGGCCTAGAAAAACTCACCTTCGAGAACCGCCTCGGCTCGGTAGGTATGCGCGCCCGCCGCATCGCCGATGTGGCCACCGCGCTGAGCACACGTCTGGAACTCGCTGACACTGAACGAGACACCCTCACCCGCGCAGGAACACTTGCCAAATTCGACCTCGCCAGCAAAATGGTTGTCGAAATGAGCTCACTAGCTGGGTTCGTTGCCCGCGAATATGCCCGCATTAAAGGCGAAACCGAGGCTGTAGCGACTGCCCTGGCTGAAATGGAAGAGCCGCACACCTCCGCGGACCCAGTACCGGCTACCCTGCCCGGAAGCCTGCTGGCCCTGGGGGATAGGTTTGATCTGCTGGCAGCCATGTTTGCCGTCGGAGCCAAGCCCACCGGTTCCTCAGACCCCTACGGACTACGCCGCGCCGCACTCGGCGTGGTTCGCATTCTGCGCGAGGCAGCAGGTACCCCGCTTGCCGGAATCACCATTGCCGACGGCCTAGCAGCTGCGCTGGAACGGCTACGCGAACAAGGAATCGAACCTGTTGACGGTGCCGACCAAGCCGCGCTGGACTTCACAATCGGCCGTTACGCACAACTGCTCCGCGATGAAGGTATCCCCGCTGAGGTCATCACCGCGATCCTGCCCGCCGCGAATGCACCCGGACGAGCCGCTGTACTCCTCAACCAGATCACCGAGCTCATGAACTCCGATAGCACCAGTCACGAGTTCGCTGACGTGGTCGCAACCATGGTGCGCATCGTGCGTATCATCCCCGCCGGAACCAACGCCGGGATTGACCACGACCACCTGAACGAACCCGCTGAAAAAGCCCTCGCTAACGAGGTCCAATCCCTCCAGAGCGCCGGAGACTGCCCCGCCAGCTCCTCGCTCACGGATTTCGTGCACTCCGCAGGAACACTCGTCACAACAGCGGCAACATTCTTCGACGACATCCTCGTCATGGCCCAGGATCCAGCAGTGAAAGCAGCCCGCCTAGGACTGCTCGCTAGCGTTCTTGACCTCGCTCCCGAAGGCATCGACTGGAAAGCCGTAGATATCGCTCTCACTCAACGCGGATAA
- a CDS encoding lytic transglycosylase domain-containing protein — MLGGFARNRKNHEDRAADAHHAKTTSDHNLNETSTPATPNTKIIKLTRGHISGVVAGLAAAGIVTTGVLSVGAATTTPPPATSPATSTSPATTPSGHPLTPVEAAQLIQAAMKTASAAAVPPASKVTAAPVNGTIPARMVLAYKRGEYLAAKRAPSCKMPWWLLAGIGRVESGHASNGDVDANGVTRTRILGPRLDGQTPGIARINDTDHGALDGDTLFDRAVGPMQFIPGTWNAGAGTDGNADGTANPSQVDDAAASAALYLCGGGGKMTNSTDLAKAILRYNNSSQYVQDVIAGAMAYRDGRVPVTPPREVHAVPSKTTDTTASETHPAPTATASPTSTKPTATSKPSTPTKKPTTPITTPTTPRPPATTRPKPTPTTPTPTTARPTQPAPTSTTPTSPNPTSTTTPSAPTTPMPTCRPNPTASPTWTPGPGEPTIDWTEPDHAKLPVCEKDQLPFPAPTASASSR; from the coding sequence ATGTTGGGCGGATTCGCACGTAACCGAAAAAACCACGAGGACCGTGCCGCGGACGCACATCACGCGAAAACCACCAGCGATCACAACCTCAACGAAACCAGCACCCCAGCCACACCCAACACCAAAATCATCAAACTCACCCGCGGGCACATCAGCGGAGTAGTAGCAGGGCTCGCCGCAGCGGGCATCGTCACCACTGGCGTGCTCAGCGTCGGAGCAGCCACCACCACTCCACCGCCAGCCACATCCCCGGCCACCTCTACCTCACCGGCCACCACCCCCAGCGGGCATCCCCTCACCCCCGTAGAAGCAGCACAACTCATCCAAGCTGCGATGAAGACTGCCTCCGCCGCAGCCGTGCCCCCAGCAAGCAAAGTCACCGCTGCCCCCGTGAACGGCACCATCCCCGCACGCATGGTCCTGGCCTACAAACGGGGCGAATACCTCGCTGCTAAACGCGCACCTTCCTGCAAAATGCCCTGGTGGCTCCTCGCCGGAATCGGCCGTGTCGAATCCGGACACGCATCTAACGGCGACGTCGACGCCAACGGAGTCACCCGAACCCGAATTCTCGGCCCACGCTTAGACGGCCAAACCCCAGGAATCGCCCGCATCAACGACACCGACCACGGTGCCCTCGACGGCGACACACTCTTCGACCGAGCAGTTGGCCCCATGCAATTCATCCCCGGCACCTGGAACGCAGGTGCCGGCACAGACGGCAACGCAGACGGAACCGCAAACCCCTCCCAAGTTGACGACGCTGCTGCCAGCGCCGCCCTGTATCTATGCGGCGGCGGCGGAAAAATGACTAACAGCACCGACCTCGCTAAAGCCATTCTGCGCTACAACAACTCAAGCCAATACGTTCAAGACGTCATCGCCGGAGCCATGGCCTACCGAGATGGCCGCGTCCCAGTCACGCCACCGCGTGAAGTCCACGCAGTACCAAGCAAAACCACAGACACCACCGCTTCGGAAACTCACCCCGCCCCCACAGCCACAGCTTCTCCCACGAGCACCAAACCCACTGCCACCAGCAAACCCAGCACACCTACCAAGAAGCCCACCACACCTATCACCACACCCACCACGCCGCGCCCGCCAGCCACAACACGGCCCAAGCCAACACCTACCACGCCCACACCCACCACGGCGAGGCCTACCCAACCAGCTCCCACTTCCACCACACCAACTAGCCCCAACCCCACCTCCACCACTACGCCCAGCGCCCCCACCACGCCCATGCCAACTTGCCGTCCCAACCCCACTGCCAGCCCGACGTGGACCCCTGGTCCAGGGGAACCCACCATCGACTGGACAGAACCTGACCACGCGAAACTGCCTGTCTGTGAGAAGGATCAACTTCCCTTCCCAGCTCCCACAGCTTCCGCCTCCTCAAGGTGA
- a CDS encoding NAD(P)-dependent oxidoreductase, translating into MKVLLPVEYTGPAPIFPAGSGVEVVRYSGSGGVPPQHRDAQVLVVWGQGAQLLADAAATMTDLQLVQALAAGPDAVLAAGFGEDVTVCAGVGLHDRPVAEHALALVLALLRQLPQAWVSQERCEWNDDIGGVQTMRREDGRATTLIGARVTVWGFGSIGQTLAPVLRALGAEVTGVARSAGERAGFPVVTSDEFASVLPRTDVLVMVLPHSASTVKALDAGVIDLLPDTALVVNVGRGSTVDEDALVAALRQGRLGGAALDVASVEPLPSHSPLWSAPNVFITPHAAGGRPLGADELIVQNVMALRQGRPLRNVCHTPSGM; encoded by the coding sequence ATGAAGGTTTTGCTTCCTGTGGAATACACCGGTCCCGCGCCGATTTTCCCAGCTGGTTCTGGGGTGGAGGTGGTGCGGTATTCCGGATCTGGTGGGGTGCCGCCGCAGCATCGTGATGCGCAGGTGTTGGTGGTGTGGGGTCAGGGGGCACAGCTGTTGGCAGATGCTGCGGCCACCATGACCGATCTTCAGTTGGTGCAGGCATTAGCGGCTGGTCCGGATGCGGTGTTGGCTGCGGGATTTGGGGAGGATGTGACGGTTTGTGCCGGGGTTGGTCTGCATGATCGTCCGGTGGCCGAGCATGCTCTTGCGCTGGTTTTGGCGTTGCTGCGGCAGTTGCCGCAAGCGTGGGTGAGCCAGGAGCGTTGTGAGTGGAATGACGACATTGGTGGCGTGCAGACGATGCGTCGTGAAGACGGTCGGGCAACCACGCTGATTGGTGCGCGGGTGACGGTGTGGGGGTTTGGCAGCATTGGTCAGACGTTGGCGCCGGTGTTGCGGGCGTTGGGTGCAGAGGTGACGGGGGTTGCGCGTTCTGCTGGTGAGCGTGCGGGTTTTCCGGTGGTGACCTCGGATGAGTTCGCGTCGGTGTTGCCGCGTACTGATGTGCTGGTGATGGTGTTGCCGCATTCTGCTTCGACAGTGAAGGCGTTGGATGCGGGGGTGATTGATTTGTTGCCTGATACGGCGTTGGTGGTGAATGTGGGGCGTGGGTCGACGGTGGATGAGGATGCGTTGGTGGCGGCGTTGCGTCAGGGGCGTTTGGGGGGTGCGGCGTTGGATGTTGCTTCGGTGGAGCCGTTGCCATCGCATTCACCGCTGTGGAGTGCGCCGAATGTGTTTATTACGCCGCATGCTGCTGGTGGGCGGCCGTTGGGCGCGGATGAGTTGATTGTGCAGAACGTGATGGCGCTGCGTCAGGGGCGTCCGTTGCGGAATGTGTGCCATACGCCCAGTGGCATGTAG
- a CDS encoding polysaccharide deacetylase family protein encodes METPLNDTPTLTRRAVISGALGLTGLACLSACGTNNKTADQGTKGHNDSSSTQNPTNTPGTPAQMAARTIVPVLCYHQIRDWTSEDTEYTRSILVLPPDRFSAQLDAIKNAGYTTISGDQYHQHITTGAPLPPKPVMLTFDDGKDNQHAHAFRILKEKGMTGTFFIMTVVIGNNGWVTKANIKEMADAGMTIGAHTWDHHRVDQFTQAQLQQQLLGPRQTLEKITGKPVLDLAYPYGVWDADGADLVKKAGYRAAYQLQDKPVDPTRPLYTIRRQLAGATITAENMPKTLQGFATAGKDPRYSG; translated from the coding sequence ATGGAGACCCCCCTCAACGACACGCCTACGCTCACCCGCCGCGCAGTGATCAGCGGGGCCTTAGGACTAACTGGTCTGGCATGCCTAAGCGCCTGCGGAACAAACAACAAAACCGCAGACCAAGGCACAAAAGGCCACAACGACTCCTCTTCCACACAAAACCCAACAAACACCCCCGGTACACCTGCCCAAATGGCAGCCCGAACCATCGTTCCCGTCCTGTGCTACCACCAGATCCGTGACTGGACCAGCGAAGACACCGAGTACACACGCAGCATCCTCGTGCTTCCCCCAGACAGGTTCTCCGCACAACTAGACGCCATCAAAAACGCTGGCTACACCACCATTTCTGGCGACCAATACCACCAACACATCACGACAGGTGCCCCGCTACCACCCAAACCAGTGATGCTCACTTTCGATGACGGCAAAGACAACCAACACGCACACGCCTTCCGCATCCTCAAAGAAAAAGGCATGACCGGCACCTTCTTCATCATGACCGTCGTTATCGGCAACAACGGATGGGTCACCAAAGCCAACATCAAAGAAATGGCCGACGCCGGAATGACCATCGGCGCCCACACCTGGGACCACCACCGCGTCGACCAATTCACCCAAGCCCAGCTGCAACAACAACTTCTCGGCCCCAGACAAACACTGGAAAAAATCACCGGGAAACCTGTTCTCGACCTCGCCTACCCCTATGGAGTCTGGGACGCTGACGGCGCCGACCTAGTGAAAAAAGCCGGATATCGGGCGGCTTATCAACTTCAAGACAAACCCGTTGACCCGACCCGGCCGCTCTACACCATCCGCCGCCAGCTCGCTGGCGCCACAATCACTGCCGAAAACATGCCAAAAACCCTGCAAGGATTCGCCACCGCCGGGAAAGACCCTCGCTATAGCGGCTAG